One segment of Candidatus Melainabacteria bacterium DNA contains the following:
- a CDS encoding cytochrome c oxidase assembly protein, with the protein MTPELLHLLQSHWEPIPSLAIGLTALTGGYLWAKKFKFDFKTYVFLSGIALLWLGLMSPLDELGDRYLFSAHMLQHMILEFIGPALLVAALPEEMVRKWMRIPAFRLADRTLGNPVFAITIATLVMLVWHVPPIYDITLVNEPVHIIEHITYLISGTMLWWPVFKPIPEGRLKPMPATIYLTAAAFLASILGMIYTISDVPFYGAYAYPVDEHHLLPLIRDQWGITHLEDQKLGGAIMWVICTLNFFWALMAVMVEWVAEQEGDDVRRSAA; encoded by the coding sequence ATGACACCTGAACTTTTGCACCTGCTTCAATCGCACTGGGAGCCGATTCCGTCTCTGGCCATTGGCTTGACGGCACTGACCGGTGGCTATTTGTGGGCGAAAAAATTCAAATTCGATTTTAAGACCTACGTTTTTCTCTCGGGCATTGCTCTGCTCTGGTTGGGCTTGATGTCGCCGTTAGATGAACTTGGCGACCGCTATCTGTTCAGCGCACACATGCTGCAACACATGATTCTGGAATTCATAGGACCAGCGCTGCTGGTAGCTGCACTGCCTGAAGAAATGGTGCGCAAATGGATGAGAATTCCAGCCTTCAGGCTGGCAGACAGAACCCTCGGCAACCCGGTCTTCGCCATCACCATTGCCACGTTGGTGATGTTGGTCTGGCATGTACCGCCAATCTATGACATCACGCTAGTTAACGAACCAGTGCACATCATTGAGCACATCACTTACCTGATATCAGGAACGATGCTCTGGTGGCCAGTCTTCAAGCCTATTCCAGAGGGTCGTTTGAAGCCCATGCCGGCAACGATTTATCTGACGGCGGCTGCGTTTCTAGCCTCGATTCTCGGCATGATTTATACAATTTCAGATGTTCCTTTCTATGGTGCATACGCTTATCCAGTCGATGAGCACCACCTGCTACCGCTGATCCGCGACCAGTGGGGAATCACTCACCTCGAAGATCAGAAGTTAGGCGGCGCCATTATGTGGGTTATCTGCACACTCAACTTCTTCTGGGCGTTGATGGCAGTAATGGTCGAATGGGTAGCAGAACAGGAGGGTGATGATGTCAGAAGATCAGCAGCCTGA
- a CDS encoding (2Fe-2S)-binding protein, translated as MCCSDPSNKKPEEEPKVAIDWSRVLVSRDEFLKLVGAVCAGFIGLIVAIPAVGFAFEYFLVPSKEDWIKVGPVGQYEVGKTVDVVFTDTTGTPWDGVCAKRTAWLRRIDETNFEAFAVNCTHLGCPVRWEAGAELFMCPCHGGVYYSDGNVAGGPPPRPLHKYPTRIAKGQVEIKVGPVLTES; from the coding sequence ATGTGCTGCAGTGATCCCAGTAACAAAAAACCTGAAGAAGAGCCCAAAGTTGCCATTGACTGGAGCCGCGTTCTCGTCAGCCGCGACGAATTTCTCAAACTTGTCGGAGCTGTCTGCGCAGGATTCATCGGGTTAATCGTGGCAATTCCAGCGGTTGGATTCGCCTTTGAATACTTCCTTGTGCCAAGCAAAGAAGATTGGATCAAAGTCGGACCGGTCGGACAATATGAAGTCGGAAAAACAGTTGATGTAGTCTTCACCGATACCACAGGCACTCCCTGGGATGGCGTGTGCGCCAAACGCACCGCATGGTTGCGACGCATAGACGAAACAAACTTCGAGGCGTTCGCCGTCAACTGCACTCATCTTGGCTGCCCGGTGCGCTGGGAAGCAGGCGCAGAGCTGTTTATGTGTCCATGTCACGGCGGCGTCTACTACAGTGACGGCAACGTCGCAGGTGGTCCGCCACCCAGACCGCTGCACAAGTATCCGACCCGCATCGCCAAGGGTCAGGTAGAAATCAAGGTCGGCCCCGTGTTGACCGAAAGTTAA
- a CDS encoding HAMP domain-containing histidine kinase: protein MPNRVNGSIADLNRRFDELEVLSQNEPEMLHNVQEGKNGLDQVSESIKKMKRDLLRSDSSEIPVILHDASLNTELSLQKLMNLGVFDWATKNQIEREVLRKELWEQIRLVLECGLALSLGLATAGCFFLSKQIVRRTSRLTENAVLMGRGKPLLPLLDGTDELAELDRNFHQAANLLEAAKRTRQEVTAMITHDLRTPLQTVQGFLEMLGQGVFGELNALGERLLSVTTGACHHMSKLIDNVLQLEKLRSGTVKLQTLPVEPQPFLEKCIAAVQLLAEEKDIEITLQVLEEKPGTISIDAFWMEQVVVNILSNAIKFSPRGTSVTLTTSREKDNLTIRISDQGPGIPPDQQKLIFERFHRTKSTEAVPGTGLGLAIAKELVELHGGIISVESVEGQGATFVLRIPQKSLSTNVRSGTSKQEESTTAKKPALKLLHKGLILISIPLCFEITIFGLLLGLQNDVEQEANRIDHNRQVNDSVNLILHDFMHVGLGLRRRQRRTESNQTSTNQFRSLYADILKNFKQLEDLVENEDLGNQIKRGERGVKLLAERLESQSKDTAEQEQVISDMLSMMNYLAKRSAEAEYDLHGSELRERSRTLLELAILFSIMFSCLGAAWYSRQIVNRLKRLSENSRLIVDGKPLLAPVEGTDEIAELDRSFHEAAAQIETAKKIRQEATVMITHDLKTPLQSLRNFLEMLGDDMLGKISEDGTKLRVSSNASIQRMEELINSVLQLEKLRTGSLKLQTKPLLITDVLDKSLTSVKLLADQKSISISCRYNNLEDQDIEGDAFWLEQVLVNLLSNAIKFSGQNSTITITLALVENNLNISIADQGTGIPPQNVNQIFEKYFRPETVALVPGTGLGLPIAKELIELHGGSISVISTPGEGSTFTVTLPI, encoded by the coding sequence GTGCCGAATCGAGTGAACGGCAGCATTGCCGATCTGAATAGGCGCTTCGATGAGCTCGAAGTACTATCCCAAAACGAGCCTGAGATGTTGCACAACGTTCAGGAAGGTAAAAATGGATTAGATCAAGTTTCTGAATCGATCAAGAAGATGAAAAGGGACCTACTCAGGTCTGACAGTTCAGAAATACCGGTCATTTTGCATGACGCTTCGCTAAACACAGAACTGAGTCTCCAAAAGCTGATGAACCTGGGTGTTTTCGATTGGGCGACAAAGAACCAGATCGAAAGAGAAGTTCTCAGAAAAGAACTCTGGGAACAAATAAGACTTGTTCTTGAATGTGGGTTGGCATTGAGTCTGGGTCTGGCCACCGCTGGTTGCTTCTTTCTCAGCAAGCAAATTGTACGGCGAACATCGCGGCTTACGGAGAATGCGGTGCTCATGGGACGGGGCAAACCGCTGTTACCTCTGCTCGATGGAACCGACGAACTGGCAGAACTGGATCGCAACTTCCATCAAGCAGCAAATCTGCTCGAAGCAGCTAAACGAACCAGACAAGAAGTCACAGCAATGATTACTCATGACCTGCGCACCCCGCTACAAACAGTGCAGGGATTTTTGGAGATGCTTGGGCAGGGAGTCTTTGGCGAATTGAACGCACTGGGTGAGCGGTTGTTATCGGTAACAACTGGTGCTTGCCACCACATGTCCAAATTGATTGACAATGTTCTTCAGTTAGAAAAGTTGCGATCCGGCACTGTCAAACTGCAGACATTGCCAGTGGAGCCGCAACCTTTTCTGGAAAAATGCATCGCTGCCGTACAACTTCTCGCCGAAGAGAAGGATATAGAAATTACTCTCCAGGTTTTGGAAGAGAAGCCTGGAACAATATCCATTGATGCATTCTGGATGGAACAGGTCGTCGTGAATATTCTTTCCAATGCGATAAAATTCAGCCCTCGCGGAACTTCCGTCACTCTCACAACATCGAGAGAAAAAGACAACTTAACCATTCGCATCAGCGACCAGGGTCCAGGCATCCCGCCTGACCAGCAAAAGCTGATCTTCGAACGCTTTCATAGAACCAAGTCGACAGAAGCAGTGCCGGGCACAGGACTTGGCTTGGCGATAGCAAAGGAGTTGGTCGAATTGCATGGAGGCATAATTTCTGTCGAGAGCGTTGAAGGACAGGGCGCAACTTTCGTTTTAAGAATTCCCCAGAAGTCACTTTCGACAAATGTTCGATCCGGCACTTCAAAACAGGAAGAATCCACAACCGCTAAGAAGCCCGCTCTGAAATTGCTGCACAAGGGGCTGATCCTGATCAGTATTCCTCTATGTTTTGAGATCACCATATTCGGACTGCTTCTCGGCTTGCAAAACGACGTCGAGCAAGAAGCCAATCGCATAGATCACAATCGACAGGTGAATGATTCAGTCAATCTAATTTTGCATGACTTCATGCATGTAGGTCTCGGATTGCGTCGACGCCAGCGTAGGACTGAATCAAATCAGACCTCAACAAATCAATTTCGCAGCTTGTATGCCGATATTTTGAAGAACTTCAAGCAGCTGGAAGACCTTGTTGAGAACGAAGATCTCGGCAATCAAATAAAACGTGGAGAGCGTGGTGTCAAATTACTCGCGGAAAGACTGGAGTCGCAATCTAAAGATACAGCAGAGCAGGAGCAAGTAATCAGTGACATGCTCTCGATGATGAACTACCTTGCTAAAAGAAGTGCCGAGGCTGAGTATGACCTTCATGGAAGCGAACTACGCGAGCGATCTCGCACACTTCTAGAGCTAGCCATTTTATTTAGCATCATGTTCTCTTGCCTCGGTGCCGCCTGGTACAGCCGGCAGATAGTAAATCGCCTGAAAAGATTGAGCGAAAATTCCCGGTTGATTGTTGATGGCAAACCGTTGTTGGCACCAGTTGAAGGTACTGACGAAATCGCGGAACTGGACAGAAGCTTTCACGAAGCAGCCGCGCAAATCGAAACAGCAAAGAAAATCCGACAAGAAGCGACCGTGATGATTACTCATGACTTGAAGACTCCGCTGCAATCGCTGCGCAACTTCCTGGAGATGCTTGGCGATGACATGCTCGGCAAGATAAGTGAAGATGGAACAAAGCTGCGTGTTTCGAGCAATGCGTCAATTCAGCGCATGGAGGAACTCATAAATAGTGTTCTTCAGCTGGAAAAACTGCGCACTGGAAGTTTGAAGTTGCAGACCAAGCCGCTGTTAATAACGGATGTTCTGGACAAATCGCTGACATCCGTAAAACTCCTCGCCGATCAAAAATCCATCAGCATTTCATGCCGATACAACAACCTGGAAGATCAGGATATTGAGGGAGATGCTTTCTGGCTGGAGCAAGTATTGGTCAATCTATTGTCAAATGCAATCAAATTTTCCGGACAAAATTCAACTATCACAATCACGCTTGCCCTGGTTGAAAACAATCTCAACATATCGATTGCAGACCAGGGCACGGGCATTCCTCCTCAAAACGTGAACCAGATCTTTGAGAAATACTTTCGACCGGAGACAGTTGCATTGGTGCCAGGAACCGGACTAGGGCTGCCGATAGCAAAAGAACTGATTGAACTTCATGGCGGTTCGATAAGTGTAATTAGTACGCCCGGCGAGGGCAGCACTTTCACGGTTACACTTCCGATCTGA
- a CDS encoding response regulator transcription factor: MAKILLVEDDNATAEFVSAYLKNDHHLIEHVVDGRDGLEYAIQSDYDLILLDWDLPGLDGDKVLKELRGKGKKTPVIMLTCKTHVDRKTDALDGGADDYLTKPFDLKELAARIRVQLRKSADQISNVISLRNISIEPQNLKATMDGVALDLLPKEFALLEFFMRNPDKVFTVEAIMQRVWETDTESSPGAFRTLLARLRKKLELPAAEKPLIETVHSAGYRFNS, encoded by the coding sequence ATGGCAAAAATCCTCCTGGTCGAAGACGATAACGCTACAGCGGAATTTGTGTCGGCTTACCTGAAGAACGATCACCACCTGATCGAACACGTAGTCGACGGGCGCGATGGACTGGAATATGCAATCCAAAGCGATTACGACTTAATCTTGCTGGACTGGGACTTGCCGGGTCTGGATGGCGACAAAGTTCTCAAAGAATTGCGCGGCAAAGGGAAGAAAACTCCTGTAATAATGTTGACGTGCAAGACCCACGTCGATCGTAAGACTGATGCACTTGACGGCGGTGCAGATGACTATCTGACTAAGCCTTTCGATCTGAAGGAATTAGCCGCGCGCATCCGAGTTCAACTGAGGAAGTCAGCTGACCAGATTAGCAATGTAATCTCACTCCGAAATATATCAATTGAACCTCAAAATCTGAAAGCCACTATGGATGGTGTTGCACTGGATCTCCTTCCTAAAGAGTTTGCACTACTCGAGTTCTTCATGAGAAATCCCGACAAGGTTTTCACGGTCGAAGCGATCATGCAGCGCGTTTGGGAGACGGACACAGAAAGCTCACCAGGAGCCTTTCGCACACTCCTGGCCCGCTTGCGCAAAAAACTGGAACTTCCCGCGGCAGAAAAGCCGTTAATCGAAACAGTCCATAGCGCTGGTTATAGATTTAACTCCTGA
- a CDS encoding redoxin domain-containing protein has protein sequence MISVENYCMNEKRLLQLILTAASVSGLLPAALAEGGATYTPGTDQHLDMQHQVGAKTFVDCGRSSEADLAAHRSEKEWKPSKEILELIGKPAPEFADDLQWANCKPKTMKELRGHPVFIRFWYRNCAMCDASATVMNELQNKYAKDGLIVIGIHHSKTTKGDSIEEVRKAAERLGYKFPIALDNSWNTLERFWIHSEQRAYSSASFLINQDGTIVWGHDLGRLEKDSPAAQSLYEAVNKLIGFHK, from the coding sequence ATGATAAGTGTGGAGAACTATTGCATGAACGAGAAGCGACTACTTCAGCTTATTCTTACGGCAGCTTCCGTCTCAGGGTTGCTCCCCGCCGCGCTGGCTGAAGGTGGAGCGACTTATACACCTGGCACGGATCAACACCTCGACATGCAACATCAGGTCGGCGCAAAGACTTTCGTTGATTGTGGGCGATCATCAGAAGCAGACCTGGCCGCACATCGAAGCGAGAAAGAGTGGAAACCATCAAAAGAAATTTTGGAACTGATCGGAAAGCCAGCGCCCGAATTCGCTGATGATTTGCAATGGGCCAACTGCAAACCGAAGACAATGAAAGAACTGCGCGGGCATCCTGTCTTTATCAGATTTTGGTACCGCAATTGTGCAATGTGCGATGCAAGCGCAACAGTAATGAACGAATTGCAAAACAAATATGCCAAAGATGGTTTGATTGTGATCGGAATCCATCACTCCAAAACGACCAAGGGAGACAGCATCGAAGAAGTCAGAAAAGCCGCAGAGAGACTTGGCTATAAGTTTCCAATTGCTCTCGACAATTCATGGAATACCCTGGAACGATTTTGGATACACTCTGAACAACGCGCCTATTCATCGGCATCCTTTCTAATCAATCAAGACGGCACCATTGTGTGGGGGCACGATCTCGGTCGACTGGAGAAGGACTCACCGGCAGCGCAATCGCTGTATGAAGCAGTCAATAAACTGATCGGGTTCCACAAATAA
- a CDS encoding HAMP domain-containing histidine kinase, with protein MFKARIIHKGIALALIPLAVNTVFFVLLFSALARAKTLVNQEHKQSEILTHIDNLNVIHVNILGTLGTFAATGRKKELRLNQRLKDEARKEATAIAELTNNDERITSYLKKLDATINENSRLLSKLSGSIDDDLQNESIMNQANTLRVLIRQAGVKDRILMDLMAEQQAQLEVLNRNEEQAEEQVKVIVLTGLISNFVVALVLILLFVKDVTGRLRVLMANARMLPKNEPLTQEVTGSDELRELDTVIHQASAQLIESAEYRRGLMQMMAHDLRSPLTASMAALQLLTETQKELMERGKKQVDRINLSLQTSVDLINDLLLLESLEVGQLVLNLNRENIKEIADNAVDMVASLATMKQITISNEAIEEEVNVDRNRMLQVVTNLLGNAIKFAPAGSTVRVTTKRTDTNVVVAVIDQGRGLTPADQAKLFQKFRQTEEGRSAGGSGLGLAISKLIVESHGGKIGVESQLGKGSKFFFTLPSDNFDAGYAIVSDDTQNS; from the coding sequence ATGTTCAAAGCACGAATCATTCACAAAGGTATTGCTCTTGCCCTGATTCCGCTGGCAGTCAATACCGTGTTTTTCGTACTTCTTTTTTCAGCCCTCGCTCGGGCGAAAACGCTTGTTAACCAGGAACACAAGCAGTCTGAGATTCTCACTCATATCGACAATCTGAATGTCATTCACGTCAACATACTCGGTACGTTGGGAACTTTCGCGGCAACAGGCAGAAAGAAGGAACTGCGATTGAATCAGCGTCTCAAAGATGAGGCTCGAAAGGAAGCAACCGCTATTGCCGAATTGACTAATAATGACGAGCGAATCACCAGTTATTTGAAGAAACTTGATGCCACCATAAACGAAAATTCTCGATTGCTCTCCAAGTTGAGTGGTTCGATCGATGATGACTTGCAGAATGAAAGCATTATGAATCAAGCCAACACTTTGAGAGTATTGATCAGGCAAGCTGGGGTGAAAGACAGAATTCTGATGGACCTGATGGCGGAGCAGCAGGCTCAGCTTGAAGTATTAAACCGGAATGAAGAACAGGCAGAGGAACAGGTTAAAGTTATTGTTTTAACTGGACTGATCTCGAACTTTGTCGTTGCGCTGGTGTTGATTCTTCTGTTCGTCAAAGATGTAACCGGAAGACTTCGTGTACTGATGGCAAATGCTCGAATGCTGCCGAAAAATGAGCCGCTCACGCAAGAGGTGACAGGGTCAGACGAGTTGCGCGAACTGGACACCGTGATCCATCAAGCCAGCGCGCAGCTTATAGAGTCAGCCGAGTACCGCCGCGGGCTTATGCAGATGATGGCGCACGATTTGAGGAGTCCACTTACTGCATCGATGGCGGCTCTTCAACTTTTGACTGAAACGCAAAAAGAACTAATGGAACGCGGAAAAAAGCAGGTCGATAGGATCAATTTGAGTCTTCAGACCTCAGTCGATTTGATAAATGATTTGCTTCTACTCGAGAGTCTCGAAGTTGGACAACTTGTTTTGAATTTAAATCGAGAAAATATCAAGGAGATTGCAGACAATGCTGTCGACATGGTCGCCAGTCTTGCAACTATGAAGCAGATCACGATAAGCAACGAAGCCATTGAGGAAGAGGTAAACGTTGACCGCAACAGAATGCTTCAGGTGGTGACAAACTTGCTTGGCAATGCAATCAAATTCGCTCCAGCCGGTTCGACCGTTCGGGTTACAACCAAACGAACTGACACAAACGTCGTGGTGGCAGTCATTGATCAGGGTCGCGGGTTGACACCGGCAGACCAGGCTAAATTGTTTCAAAAGTTCCGGCAAACCGAAGAAGGCAGGTCAGCCGGGGGCTCCGGTTTGGGACTGGCAATATCAAAACTGATTGTTGAATCACACGGCGGTAAAATTGGCGTAGAAAGCCAATTAGGAAAAGGATCAAAGTTTTTCTTCACTCTTCCATCAGACAATTTCGATGCCGGCTATGCCATCGTATCTGATGACACCCAGAATAGTTGA
- a CDS encoding alpha/beta hydrolase → MYRYLPLSLPLICLYLTLSLFIQPVQSAEKRNDSEWHNETWKPAAGLTQVPIWPGKIPDAVPTKGPEEMSNTGVCVGKVSTPTMTVYPAKGKNTGAAVVIFPGGGYWILAMDIEGTEVCDWLTARGVTCILLKYRVPGNMLYPRSGCYPKSAMALEDAQRTLRLVRFNASKWKIDPNKIGVLGFSAGGHLVAATSTLYDKKLYPPVDAADKVSCRPDFAIALYPGHLLEHTTSNFQLNPYIPITKRTPPTFIVQAENDPVDDVENSLVYFAGLKKAGVPAEMHIYADGKHAFGLRKTNLPITRWPELAETWMKTIKVL, encoded by the coding sequence ATGTATAGATATTTACCGCTATCTTTGCCGCTCATTTGTTTATATCTGACCCTGAGTCTTTTTATTCAGCCTGTCCAATCGGCTGAAAAAAGAAATGACTCCGAGTGGCACAATGAAACGTGGAAGCCTGCAGCAGGTCTAACGCAAGTTCCCATCTGGCCGGGCAAAATTCCTGACGCTGTACCAACCAAAGGTCCGGAGGAGATGTCTAACACCGGAGTCTGCGTTGGCAAAGTATCGACGCCAACGATGACTGTGTATCCAGCAAAAGGAAAAAACACTGGTGCCGCTGTCGTTATTTTTCCTGGCGGTGGTTACTGGATTTTGGCGATGGATATTGAGGGAACGGAGGTATGCGACTGGCTGACAGCGAGAGGCGTGACTTGTATACTCCTGAAATATCGGGTGCCGGGAAATATGCTGTATCCGCGCTCGGGCTGCTATCCGAAATCGGCAATGGCATTAGAAGACGCGCAGCGGACCTTGAGACTTGTTCGTTTCAATGCTTCGAAATGGAAGATCGATCCTAACAAAATTGGAGTTCTGGGATTTTCAGCAGGAGGGCATCTGGTTGCCGCAACCAGCACACTCTACGACAAAAAATTATATCCACCTGTAGACGCGGCAGACAAAGTTAGTTGCCGTCCCGACTTTGCTATCGCTCTTTACCCTGGACACCTACTGGAACACACAACCTCAAACTTCCAGCTGAACCCGTACATTCCTATTACGAAACGAACACCGCCAACGTTCATTGTCCAGGCCGAGAATGATCCGGTCGACGATGTAGAAAATTCACTTGTTTACTTCGCTGGACTGAAAAAAGCCGGTGTTCCAGCCGAAATGCACATTTATGCCGATGGCAAACACGCATTCGGATTGAGAAAGACGAACCTTCCTATTACAAGATGGCCGGAACTGGCCGAGACGTGGATGAAAACAATCAAGGTTCTTTAG